GGTCATGGTTGCGAATATTATGCAGGCGGAGCCAAGTGTGTGGAGTAGGGATTGGGTGTGTACTTTCATAATGATTGGGATGGCTGAAGCCCATGCGTATGATTTTTCCGGGATCATATAACCGAGCATGTATAGTCCAAAAATAATTAGCGCAATGGAGACAGGGAAAGGGATTTCTTTTTTGTTTTTCGCTAGATAGGCAGAAAGAAATGTACCGGCAACAAAGGGGAATATGAAGTCGCTATAGAACAGTGCTGATATTGAAATAATTATAAAGGCGTAAATTAGATAGCGGTATCCGAGTATTACGGAAATAAAGCATGCAAGCATAAAGACAATCATGCTGCCGAAAAACTCGGCTTTCATAGTCCAAAGGTTTGTATTGTAGAAGGCTTCGCCTGTGAAAAAAGTTGTCATCCCCTGCGTTAGAGCTTCCCAAAAGCTCGGCTCAAACCCTGGCGTCCATCCATGAGCAAATGTCGCAAGCCATGGGCTCAAGCTAAGTTGCGAGGCGTCATGGAAGTAATAAAAATCAAGCTCGTATAAGCAGTAACTTACGACAGTGGTAATTGTTACGATGGCGGCCAGTCTGGGAAATCTTTTAAGAAATGCAAGGAGAAGTTTTTGCGGGTTTTCATGATTAAAATAGGACCAGCACAAAACAAACCCGGAAAGTGTGAAGAAAAAACCAACAGCCGCTGTGCCGTTTAAAAGAGCAAAATATGGCTGCCCTATTAAGCTGTCTTTGTCTCGAGTTTGCTCTGATAATCCTGTTGTGTATGGAGAAAACGCTAAAAAAAAATGGTGAACAAGCACAATAAATGCAGCTATTCCTCTATAGGCTTCAAGAGGGAATAGTCTATTGCTTCCGTATTCCAATTTTGCTGACATGTCAGACCTTGAATGTTTATCGTTTGAACTTTAGGTGCGGAATGATAGGCATATTTATTTGTTTTGGCTAGCCTTGGCCGATAGCTTTGGGGGGGGCTTGCAGTGGCGTTGTCTCTCTCCGCACTGCGGAAATTTTCACACGATTACCGGATTTGTTGACGAGCACGTAAAACTCAGGTGGGTGAATAACCTCACCACAATGAACGGTTCAACCGGGATTGCGAGGCTATCGATAGATTTTTTTTTGGGGGGGGTGGATACAGATAAGCCTTTTCCGCTTTTACGTCGGTCGCATCATAAGATGTAGCTGGCAAGAGGCTTTGTTGCTTTGGCTTTTACGCTGCAATGGCTATGCGGCTACTTTCATACAGAACCTACGTTTATCTTGACTTGATAAAGTAGATTCTTTATGAGTTCACCGGTTATTAGCTTAATGAGGGTTGCAGGCGCGAACGACAATATTAGTGGCCAAAATAAGCTCGGGTAACTGTTTCGGGGTCCGAATCCATTTTTATTTTGCCGTGCTCCAGCCAAATGACCCGATTGCATGTATGCAACACCAAATCACGGGAGTGGCTGGCTATCACCAAAATGCTGGTGGCTTGGACCAGTTCGTTCATCCGAGCTTCTGCTTTGTGCTTGAAGCCTTCGTCCCCTACCGACAGCCATTCGTCCATGATCAATATTTCAGGTCTGATGGTCGTCGATACCGCAAAGGCCAAGCGCAAGTGCATGCCGGAAGAGTACGTGCGTACCGGCATGTCAATGAAGTCACCCAGTTCTGAAAACTCAATAATTTCGTCGAGTTTTTCTGCGATATCACTTTTTGTCATCCCAAGCAGGATGCCGCGCATGAAGATGT
The window above is part of the Pseudomonas sp. B21-048 genome. Proteins encoded here:
- a CDS encoding acyltransferase — encoded protein: MSAKLEYGSNRLFPLEAYRGIAAFIVLVHHFFLAFSPYTTGLSEQTRDKDSLIGQPYFALLNGTAAVGFFFTLSGFVLCWSYFNHENPQKLLLAFLKRFPRLAAIVTITTVVSYCLYELDFYYFHDASQLSLSPWLATFAHGWTPGFEPSFWEALTQGMTTFFTGEAFYNTNLWTMKAEFFGSMIVFMLACFISVILGYRYLIYAFIIISISALFYSDFIFPFVAGTFLSAYLAKNKKEIPFPVSIALIIFGLYMLGYMIPEKSYAWASAIPIIMKVHTQSLLHTLGSACIIFATMTNQKVFKNLNGKLLRGIGKISFPLYLVHTLVICSLSSYAYLKLANHGVSNTSSLIIVFIVTATTSIALAIPLSRFDDWWVKQVNATTLKLLKEKKLVLSSTL
- a CDS encoding ABC transporter ATP-binding protein, which codes for MACIEFHNACVDFPIYNASARSLKKRLIQVATGGKLSANDQGRVIVRALEDLTFSLNDGDRVGLLGHNGAGKSTLLRLLSGVYAPSAGTASISGEVASLIDISLGIDPEASGRENIFMRGILLGMTKSDIAEKLDEIIEFSELGDFIDMPVRTYSSGMHLRLAFAVSTTIRPEILIMDEWLSVGDEGFKHKAEARMNELVQATSILVIASHSRDLVLHTCNRVIWLEHGKIKMDSDPETVTRAYFGH